The following proteins are encoded in a genomic region of Nitratireductor sp. GISD-1A_MAKvit:
- a CDS encoding class I SAM-dependent methyltransferase — MVMPQTAAHAGLMDGVYRRQRHIYDLTRKYYLLGRDSLIRDLKVPEGGAVLELGCGTGRNLALVSQHYRKARLFGLDISQAMLATARRRMEREGIDARLAKGDASSFDAEALFGQARFERVFISYSLSMIPPWRETIAAGLDCVAPGGSLHIVDFGRQERLPGWFRAGLRRWLAAFHVTPRDSLREALESECEKRGASLRFDSSFRGYAVQAIVELPAADEILLQ, encoded by the coding sequence ATGGTCATGCCGCAGACTGCCGCGCATGCAGGCCTGATGGACGGCGTCTATCGCCGCCAGCGCCATATCTACGATTTGACGCGCAAATATTATCTGCTTGGGCGCGACAGCCTCATCCGCGATCTCAAGGTGCCGGAAGGCGGCGCGGTGCTGGAACTCGGCTGCGGCACCGGGCGCAACCTGGCGCTTGTTTCGCAACATTATCGGAAAGCACGGCTCTTCGGCCTCGACATCTCGCAGGCGATGCTTGCCACGGCACGGCGGCGCATGGAGCGCGAGGGGATCGATGCCCGACTGGCCAAAGGCGATGCATCGTCCTTCGATGCCGAGGCGTTGTTCGGACAGGCCCGCTTCGAGCGGGTTTTCATCTCCTATTCGCTGTCGATGATCCCGCCATGGCGCGAGACCATTGCAGCCGGGCTCGACTGCGTCGCGCCCGGCGGCTCGCTGCACATTGTGGATTTCGGCCGGCAGGAGCGGCTGCCGGGCTGGTTTCGCGCAGGACTGCGGCGCTGGCTTGCGGCCTTCCACGTGACGCCGCGTGATTCACTGCGTGAAGCGCTGGAATCGGAATGCGAGAAACGGGGCGCAAGCCTGCGTTTCGATTCGTCTTTTCGCGGTTACGCCGTGCAGGCGATTGTGGAACTGCCCGCAGCAGACGAGATACTGTTGCAGTAA
- a CDS encoding DUF3419 family protein, translating to MTDLSAGTGLSTRRHLGKAVYQNRATTRAGLSERLFALLFSGLVYPQIWEDPDVDIAAMELDESHRIVTIASGGCNVLAYLTRQPAKIDAVDLNAAHVALNRLKLTAFKTLPAHGDLLRFFGATNQRSNSEAYRRFIAPALDAQSRRHWEKRGPLGRPRINAFTRNFYRKGLLGFFIAAGHTVAKFYGVNPADIMKSRSLRDQRIFFDEQLRPLFDRALVRWATSRKASLFGLGIPPAQYDSLITAGDGTMADVLSSRLEKLACHFPLKENYFAWQAFARHYPAQGEATLPAYLERRNFETIRAAVDNVTVHHANLMDVLGKKPAQSVDRYVLLDAQDWMNDDQLNALWSEITRTAAPGARVIFRTAAAPSLLPGRVNDNILNHWRYEKVRSRELLANDRSAIYGGFHLYVKAG from the coding sequence ATGACAGATCTTTCAGCCGGCACCGGCCTTTCCACCCGCCGCCATCTCGGCAAGGCGGTCTATCAGAACAGGGCCACCACGCGCGCAGGCCTTTCCGAACGCCTCTTCGCCCTCCTTTTCTCGGGCCTCGTCTACCCGCAGATCTGGGAAGACCCCGATGTGGACATCGCGGCGATGGAACTCGATGAGAGCCATCGCATCGTCACCATCGCGTCGGGCGGCTGCAATGTGCTGGCCTATCTCACCCGCCAGCCGGCGAAGATCGACGCCGTGGACCTGAACGCCGCCCATGTGGCGCTCAACCGGTTGAAGCTCACTGCGTTCAAGACACTGCCTGCTCATGGCGATCTGCTGCGTTTTTTCGGCGCGACCAACCAGCGCTCCAACAGCGAAGCCTATCGCCGCTTCATTGCGCCAGCGCTGGATGCCCAGTCCCGGCGACACTGGGAAAAGCGCGGGCCGCTTGGCCGCCCGCGCATCAACGCCTTCACGCGCAATTTCTACCGCAAGGGCCTGCTCGGCTTCTTCATCGCCGCCGGTCACACCGTCGCAAAGTTCTATGGCGTGAACCCGGCCGACATCATGAAGTCGCGCTCGCTCCGCGATCAGCGCATCTTCTTTGACGAGCAGTTACGCCCGCTGTTCGACCGTGCGCTTGTGCGCTGGGCCACCTCGCGCAAGGCATCGCTGTTTGGTCTCGGGATCCCGCCAGCACAGTATGACTCGCTCATCACGGCGGGTGACGGCACCATGGCGGACGTGCTGTCGAGCCGTTTGGAAAAGCTCGCCTGCCATTTTCCGCTCAAGGAAAACTATTTCGCCTGGCAGGCCTTCGCCCGCCATTATCCCGCGCAGGGCGAGGCAACCCTGCCCGCCTATCTGGAGCGCAGGAACTTCGAAACGATCCGCGCTGCGGTGGACAATGTGACGGTGCACCACGCGAACCTGATGGATGTGCTCGGCAAAAAGCCGGCACAGAGCGTGGACCGCTACGTTCTGCTCGACGCGCAGGACTGGATGAACGACGATCAGCTCAACGCGCTGTGGAGCGAGATCACCCGCACGGCAGCACCTGGCGCGCGCGTCATCTTCCGCACCGCCGCAGCGCCGAGCCTTTTGCCGGGCCGCGTGAACGACAATATCCTGAACCACTGGCGCTATGAGAAGGTCCGCTCGCGTGAGCTCCTGGCCAATGACCGCTCGGCAATCTATGGCGGGTTCCACCTTTACGTTAAAGCCGGCTGA